A stretch of DNA from Telopea speciosissima isolate NSW1024214 ecotype Mountain lineage chromosome 5, Tspe_v1, whole genome shotgun sequence:
ACTCTAGTGCCGTTGTCGTCGGTGATGTTCATGGGCAGCTACATGACGTGATTTTCCTTTTGCGGGATGCTGGGTTTCCCTCTGACAATCGCTTCTTCGTGTTTAATGGTGATTATGTTGATAGAGGAGCTTGGGGTCTTGAGACATTCCTGCTCTTATTGGCTTGGAAGGTAGGGTTTCTCTCCTTCTGACGTTTTGATACTCACTTTTCGATCTTTCATATGTGTTCTGTGGttcttttttataagaaaaatatggGATTTCACTCCTTTGCTTCTGAAGTACGACCTATCGATTTGTTTCATAGCTTTGTAACTTCATTTACTTAGTTGATTCTGTAAGCAAATTGAGGTTACTGGCCGAAATGTTTGGTTCCATCTTTTTTCTGTAaatttggaaagaaaagaaaagaaatggaatggaCAAATAGCATCTaaagattttcttttgattctttgtCAAAGATATATCTTGTTTATTGGAAACGAACTAAATGCATTTGCATATGCACTCCAACTCTTTTGTTCGAGGTTTACTTCTGAATAACCTCTCCCTGTTCACAGGTCTTTTTGCCAAACAGAGTGTTTCTCCTCCGTGGGAATCATGAATCAAAATATTGCACCTCTGTTTATGGTTTTGAGCAAGAGGTGATGAAAAAATATGGAGACCAAGGGGAACATGTTTACCGAAAATGTTTAGGATGCTTTAAGGGGCTCCCATTGGCCTCTCTTATAGCTGGCCGTGTTTTTACTAGTCACAGAGGGCTCTTCCGCTCCATGGCAGCTACACCATCAAAGAGAACCAAGGGAAAGAAGGGTCCCAGAGTGGTTTTAAAGAAACAAGCGAATTCTCTCGCACTTGGTTCATTGGATGAATTATCCAAAGCAAGGAGATCAGTTCTCGATCCTCCATGGGAAGGTTTGAATTTGATCCCTGGTGATGTGATGTGGTCAGATCCATCAATGGACCCTGGTCTTTCTCCAAATAAAGAGAGAGGCATTGGTCTACTATGGGGTCCTGACTGCACTGAAGAGTTCCTAAAGAAGTACCAGTTAAAGGTATGGTTCCAAACAAGATTTCCAAATTAAATTTACCTGATTTGCATCGTGATGCTCATTATTGACTACTTGAACAACTAACCGTATTGATCAGTGAAGAGTTAAGCTTAAAAGTTGACAAAACCATGAAAACTTGATCGTGTATGCATGAAAGTATAACTACTAAAGGAACTCACTATTGTACTTATTTCTGATTGCGAGTTGGATGAGCTTACCTTGTTCTTGAAACATGATAAACACACCTTTTCCAACTTATTGAAATTTTTGGATACTTGATCAAGGAACATGGAAATAGGATGGATTGAAGATCGAGGATCATTCTTTTAAAGCATTAGACTTCAAAATCTTGATGTTAAAGGCTGGTTTATAGGCATGGGTTTCTAAAATGGGTATTATAAACAATTAGTTGAAAGAATTAGTAGGTGTTAGTATATTACAGTCCTAACATGGGTTATTGATAGGGTAAATATTTTGGACGTATATAAGAAAAGTTAAGCAAGTAAATAGGCactgaaaagataaaaaagagaagTGCAGAATAGGTGTTGAGCCTATTAGGCATTCCACTGCTAGGCTTTGTAGGAGTTACACTTAGAATGGtcagaaagtatcgtagttctTCATGCAAAAGTGGTACAAGAACCTTCAGTAAGCTTTAATTCGATTCTGCCCGGAGTATTTATATAGATAGTTGGACTCATTCCGAAATGTTTGACTTTGGTAAATAAATatttgttatgtatgtctcgaattcttagACCCGTTTCAAAGAATGACCtgctccgacatttttggtggcaaCCCGATGAATCAGCCcgatccgatggaggagtatttatattctttacctGCTTTGTTGTAATGTGTGTGagaattttggggttttcgatTTAGGGTATCTGGGAGAGTGAAGCAGcgccgttttgggtgttcttgcaagatctccattgtaactttctccgatttacatagtgaaacatcttTGCCTTCGCCCGTGgacgtagcacaccatactggtgtgtgaactaaatctccatttcatcttgctctgttttcgTTTTTGTTCGtgttttggttggtgtttgttctaacaATATCTCATCTTAAACTGATAATTTACCAGCATTTTGGTCTTCTCTTTTCTAATGTCATTGGATTGACAAAGTGTTGGGTATCTTTGCCTTCGCCCGTGgacgtagcacaccatactggtgtgtgaactaaatctccatttcatcttgctctgttttcgTTTTTGTTCGtgttttggttggtgtttgttctaacaATATCTCATCTTAAACTGATAATTTACCAGCATTTTGGCCTTCTCTTTTCTAATGTCATTGGATTGACAAAGTGTTGGGTATCTTTAGATAATTGAAGAAGGTCCCTGACTATAGTTGTCAGGCAACCTAAGGCATTGGAGGGGCGTCTGCCTACGCATCGTCTAAGCCCTACACATGCATTATatgactatatgtaatataacagtgataattttatataattatgcttatatgcaacatagaggtcacaatatgatataattatgatAGTAATGACCTAAGTTGAGAAAATCAGCATgtaataaacaaagcataggatataataaagcaaattcatcaaaaatcaaaacaataaacattaattaatgtaaaaactcatataaGTCTCAGCAAGGCGTGCTgtcgccttggacccaagaaagagtttggatgcctaggtgacaccttgacaactgtgTCCTTGATGGCATCAAAGATCAAGCAAAGCTGGTAATCCTAACCTGAAGAGGGAGGAATAAGAGATGCTCTCAACTTAAAGCTTCTAGAGATGAATCAGAGACAACTCAAACTTAACCTGAAATTTGACTAAAACTGATAAATAGTATAATTGGCAAGGCTCAAATCATACATTAATGAAAAAACTTTAAGCCCAACATACCAAAATGCACTTGAACCCATTGGGGATGTATGACTGTTGAAATATGACATTTCCCACCTTGTCCACTTCTAAATGTAGATATTGTGTACTTGTCCACAAAGATATGACTATTTCACTCTTACCAAGAAGACCaacataatgaaagaaattagTTTTAGAGGATCCTACGAACAATATCTTAAAGGAAGGGGGCACTGAGTGTTGCAAGGCATGACCTGATGTACTTCAAGGCCAATATATTAACTGATCATTGCTGTGCCACTTCACAATGGAGATATGTCTGCAGGCTCCCTTTTTCTTACAGATGCGACATCCATTGGCTAAGCAATAACCCTTCTTCTTTACGTAATTCTCTGTTGAAATTCTTTGAAGTGCTACTGCCCATGCAAAAGAGTCTACTTTTGAAGGGATTAGATTAAATTCTGATCTTCTCCAGCTTCATAATTTGAATCCTGCTAAATTTGAGGCAAAGTGCTATAATCTGTTTTTAAAAGCTAAGAGAATAGTATAGTACTGGCCAATCCTTTAGAGAAGCTGTCTTCTGAACCTTTATTTTAAGGTTAAATTGAGAAGGGAGAGAGCTATATAGTTAAATTCTGGATCTTATCACCTGGATCATATCACCTGGATCAGTAgaatttttgggtaaaaattaGGATATATATAAACAGAAAGTTCTGATCTAGCCTGTGAGGAGAGAGATGATTATTGTATTAGAACTTGGCTGTCAATGCGCAAGTGAGTGCTCCCATGGCGTGAACATGCGCAGGCTGAGAaatgcaaatatttttttttttggttagattGAGCTTTTTCTTAACACGTGAAGGATTTGAGCCCCCCACCCCCAATGGAAAGTGCGTTTGTTACTTGgactttttctttctctctttctttgtagCTTACATATCTTGAAacatttatttccttttctgtatCCTATTAAAAGATTTCAGCTCCAAATAATACTAGAAGTTGCAATGCTAACTGTGAAGATGTTTCTTGCTGGGACTGCAGATTATAAGATCACATGAAGGGCCTGATGCAAGGGAAAAACGGCCAGGTCTTTCAGGGATGCAGGAGGGATACACAATAGATCATGTGGTGGAGTTTGGGAAGCTAATTACCCTTTTCAGTGCTCCTGATTACCCACAGTTTCAGGTTTTTCCTTCTATATTTGCTCTGTTTCCCTTCTCTAATGCTTAATTTGGGTTTTTCTTTCGATTATCTTTGTTATGAGAGATAAACTACATGCCCTTCTTTCTCAACTTTTGTTTTAGCAGTGCAACACAAGTTTTGACCATTTTCTTACCTTCAAAATTTTGGGTGCTAATAACTGGATACCTATCCAAGAATAGGCACAAAATGTACATGATAAATTATTAATATTGCGCATAATACTACAAGGATACTTGTAGATATGGGTTAACTGGACGTTGTTATTAATCACTTTAGTTGCCTTGTAAGACTCCTTAAGCAAAAGATGCGTGAAAAATGAGTTTGGCTTCATGCATACAAGAGGTGAAAAGAATCCTATGTCTTGGAGGATTTAGCAAAACTAATTAAGTAACTaacccctctccccccccccaccggAGGAAAAAGGATATAGCATGCCTAAGAAATGTGCACCAAACTTGCATTTTAATAGGATTCTCACTTGGTCTCCATAATGGATGATTAGCTATTTAGCATGtcataaactaaaataaaaaatgcaactAGTATTTGTTGTTTATACAacttaaacatttaaaaataagAGGCAAAAATTGGCAGCATGGACATGTTGCCAAGCTCCATGCCAAGTCCCTGTTCTTCATATCTGCTTCCTTTTCATGCTCAGCATCTTGGGTAAGTGATGCAGAGCTCAAAGCCTCAAATAGTACCAGCgtaggaggaaaaagaaccaggCCAAAACTAGacctggttctggttctagaAGAGGCCCACAACCAGCACTTGTAGATTTCCTTCAAAAAGATTGAATGAAGATTTGAGTGGGCCCCATGTGATTTGCATGGAGGGGAGATTATCTCGAAGATTGCTGGCTGGAATATTCTGTTAGATCTACTACTACTTTAGTTTCTCTTTTGTGATAGTTCCTTTATTCTAGTAAATATTTTGTAATACATTTGGTTGCTAAGCCATTAGCAATCTAGGAGTTGCTATTTTTGttctatttctttcctttttgttttttagcaaaTAGATCTTCTTTCTAGAAAGTTGTTATGTTATTGAGTTGTTATTTTGTAAGCTACTTGGTAGCCAAGACTTGCTATTCTTCTAACACCGTCTCTAaatttataaatacaagcaagTAGCATCTACACTCCGATTTGGCAAAAAACATTGTGTGTTCTCTCATTAgatgcaagttttttttttgctaactCTCATTAGATGCAAGTTACTGTTGTGATTCAGCACCAAACCCAAGGTGGTGATTCCTCGGTGGTGAAACCAGGTCATatcccttttcttttccccttcttcccttccaCTTATTCTCAGTTTCAGCAAGTTATACAAGGAGTGCGTGGGTGACTACCAAGGAACTCCGAAACTCTAATTTTGTGGGTTGGATTCTATCATTATTACCTCCATTCCTATTGACTTAGTTCAGTTATTATTCACTCCATCTTTTACTAGCTCTATTACTCAGTTTTATTCTCTGCAGCAGTAGTTTCTGTcccctaccaaaaaaaaaaaaaaaacttgtgaTGTCAGACTTCCATCAAAGATTTCAGCCATTCCAGCGTTGGTTCAAGCCCAATTTTTGAGATGTTCCTCCTTATTGGGACTACACTTGTCCAAATTTGCAGGTTCATTAGGACAGGAACTTTGGAGTTATCCTTGTTTTCGAAACTTactgttttctgtttttcttaAGTTTCCTGTCAACCATCGTTACCATTTAACCGTTGGTTTTCTATGATGTTTTAGCCACAAGTGCAGCAGGTATAGGCCAGGCCAGCCTTTGTCCAGTTTCTCAAACTCATCATTGGCTGGTTCTTTAATTATCGATCTTCTCTATTTCTGCCCTATTGTTCTCTAGACCTGGGtcactgcaattctgtcctttGCGTTAGTTTCCCAAATCTGTCCTCCAAACAGGTTAGTGGAATGCATCAGTAAGTTATAACCATTTCATCTTCTAAAAGTTACCCTGCAGGTAGACCGTAGATGAAAATAAGCTGTCATGGTGTGTGTGGCACATACAAGCAAGTAGGGCATTGTAATTCGTAGTACCAATGTATGGATCTTGTATGCTAGACATTGGCTTCTGAGATTAATGATCTTCTGTAGGTGCTATTCCATACACCATAGTCTCTTGCTGtttattttttgaaactttACATGGTAGAGAAATGGTAGAAGGTTCAGGCTGCCAGGGCAAATGCCAGAGTTCGAGTTTTGAAAGTGGCCACTTTGTgcaaaaaatgccaaaggttaAGACCTTCTCCAAACTCGCCCCACATAGGCTGGACCAGCACCAGGTTATGGTGGCCTTTACATGGTGAACATGTGTAATGGTGGATGCTCAGTGTCTTACAAATAGTTTCAGGGAAAAAAATGCTCAGTGTCTTACAATAGTTTCATTAAATTTCCTTGATATGGAAGACAAATATCACGTGTACTCAAATTTAACTCTAGAAATAATCATGATCTAAAGAGGATGATATATTATCTCAGATTTGTACTCTAGTCCTTTACATGTAGGGCATGGATACTTTGTCGAAGCCTCTACCagaagtctctctctcttaatgCATTAAACATGCTAAGAATAGTATGGGAAAgtaataaaattttgaagtatcCAATGTTGTAATGGAAAAACAAATTGGGACGTAGAAAAACTCCAACACGGGCAGTCTTTGAGGGATGGAAGGAGTCTCTATTTCCCTAACTACAAGTCAACCAGCACAGCTAGGCCTGAAATTCTATCTTGCTCTGTGGTATTATGAATGGATTCGAGGAACCAATATGGAGTTTCTAAAGTGAACACTTTGACTGTATGTGCCACCAGATATAGATGTCACACATGGAGTATTATTATTTCCTTCGCTTCTTTGAGAACCAGAATTCAACTCCTTTAAAACCAAATGCCTATAATGCCATTTTGAACAAATGTTATTTTTACCATGTTGGAGACATTAGGTCTTATGTATGTTATTCCAACGGAGAATGTTCAGTTGGCCTGGTTGACTTCAGAGCAATAAGACTTGAACTCATGCTCTCTGTTGGATACTAGGTTAGGATCTTATTGAGAAATTTGGCCCTGAAACTAAAACTAGAGTAAAGATAATTTTGACACAAGTTCATGGGATCGTTACACTAATCGTGTGCTTTAATTGCATTACTGTGATAATCTGTCGGAATATTCATCTTAACATTTGTTGTCTGCTATGCAGGCAGCGGAGGAGAGGTATAGGAACCAGGGAGCATATATTGTGCTGGAACCCCCTGAATTTGATATGCCAGTTTTCCGTACTTTTGTAGCCGTAATGCCAAGGCCAAAGGTACAGATATTGTACTTCTCGTCTATGAACCAAAGCATACTTTTTGGTATATGAACTTCTGTGTTTGCACAATACTCAGCTCTCTTCATACTATGAGAAGCTTCTTTAAATTGATCATCTAAATGCAATCTGGTGCAGGTGAATGCGTACTATAATTATAAAGATGTGATTGATTCAGATGAAGAGCTGGATTTTGCATCCATGTGAATGCGTTCATGTACATGTTTATCTAAACATGAAAATTTTGTCGTGTAtaatctttccttcttttttttccatgtATTATCTCCTCTATTGTATGTTGTAGATATTTATATCCTGGAATCCTTTAAAATTCAGTAATTTTTGCTGCAAAAAGAAATTTCTTTTGTCCGCCTTTGTAAATGTTGTTCATATGTAGAGGGAGAGGTTAACCTAGTTCTTAATTACATGGTTTAATACCTCTCACTGCCCCcttaagaaatttttttccttcttatattCAGAATCCATACAAAATCCaagattttggttttgaaaatctaGAGGGTGAATCATCCCAAACAATCCAAAACCTGATCtctgaggtagataaacatagGAATCATTGCAGGGTAAGAGCTAAAAGCTGTATAAAATTCATCGAGAGGATGTTGCCTTGCCTTGCCCTGCCCATCCCAAGCCTCTAATGTTACAAGTGCTAGAAGATCTGCCATCACGTTAGAAGTTAGAACTAAGGtccctacccaaaaaaattaatgttaGAACCAAGTTAGGGAAAATGTTTCTTATATGTGTACTTTGAATATTGTTGGGTGAACAGATGATGTGCCTATTCTATCAGTTGGATAGAGAGGTCACGGTGTAAAATAGCCAGACTTCAAATTTTAGGGCCTAAGCAAATACTCTCCAATGTATTGGCAGGCATCCCCGTATATGGCTATACACCCTTATGTTTGTTCAACAACAATTATGCATTCTTCATATTATTGGATTTTTAAAGCATTATTGTAAGGTTAAATTAGGATGGGTTGCTATTAAATTAGACATGTCCAAGGCGTGTGATAGACTGGAATGGGGGTATGTCCATGCTCTCTTTCAGTTTTTGGGGGTTCTTGGAGCACTGCTGTGACTTGACAAGTTATTTGTTATCTTTTGTGTTCTATTCTATTAAACTTAGAAGGTtcgtcttttaattttttttgaaccGTCTAGAGGAATAAGGCACGGATGTGCTTTGAGTCtgtatctttttattttggctATGGAAGGATTGTCTCGGCTTCTGTCTGAATTTAGATTGAGGATAAATGCTCTTTTTGCTTCACTAAAAGAGAAACTGATTTGGGAGGGTTCGTTATGACACCAGGGTGTAGTTTTGCACCAATTAGTCGGGAAGATTACAAATCATCCAGTAGGGGTGGGCATttaatgagaagagaagatatgATGTCTAGGGGGAATGTGAGAGTGTGGGATAACAAGGATGGGGCGTGATAGGCGGTGTCATTGCATGGTGCGGAGTTGGCGGGGCTGACGCTTGGCAGGAGAAGATGGTGATTTCAggtagggaagaagatggggattGCAGGTAAGGGAGGCAGCGGCAGGCAGGTTGGTTGCCGACAGTGTGTGGGAGGCAGTGGCTGTGCGACCGTTGGCCATTAGAGCTCTAATACCATATCAAGCTGCAAATTAACCCTAATGAAAGGTAGAATTATATTTGGCTCTCATCAAAACTGTGGAGGAATATATATGTTACAATGCCTTATAGGCACCAAGTatacaaaaacaaagaaagaatagaCAAGATAGGAACCAAGAGTCCGTTGTGAAATGTGAACAAGAAACCTAAGCCAGTAAAACTCATTCTCTTCCACTTCTCATGTTCttcattattcttttttttttttttttttgctattcaATCAACCGGGTCATCCCTTCCAAGGTGGGAGCGTCCTCCACTCCAGCTGCTGCTGCTAGGATCTGCTTTTCCATGTTAGCTTGCCATCCTGCAAATCAAGTTCATTCAGAAGCAATAAAGCCATTAATCTCTTTCAATTCAATACCAATAGATTCAAATTCGAATAACGGTAAACTTAAATTAATTGACAACCTATGTTCATGTCGAATCCTTGGCTTTTGAGCTCTCTGTACTCTTGGCAAAGAGCACATTGCTCACACAAGCAATGAACCCGGCAATCCCCACAGGGTTCCCCACAAGGACTCTCTTCGAGGCCAAATCGCTGTCTCATACATAACCGATTGCCAGCCGAGAAGATGCATCCTATGCCTGGTAAGAACATGAGCAGTGCATAGATTGCTCCTTGTGAAACACAGGAGGTTCCCTCATTCATGATCTCTGAGATTTGA
This window harbors:
- the LOC122661111 gene encoding serine/threonine-protein phosphatase 7-like isoform X2 — protein: MLSQSESPTSTTTTTNSSPAPNLKPGSDENSLPDDIATTVEDSPRPPSKIPLSWPPDGKLTLDWVQDLSFTFEWSSKNIAPSNFSSVLSVSIFDSLVRSALNILLNEPNCVRIDGCGEDSSAVVVGDVHGQLHDVIFLLRDAGFPSDNRFFVFNGDYVDRGAWGLETFLLLLAWKVFLPNRVFLLRGNHESKYCTSVYGFEQEVMKKYGDQGEHVYRKCLGCFKGLPLASLIAGRVFTSHRGLFRSMAATPSKRTKGKKGPRVVLKKQANSLALGSLDELSKARRSVLDPPWEGLNLIPGDVMWSDPSMDPGLSPNKERGIGLLWGPDCTEEFLKKYQLKVIIRSHEGPDAREKRPGLSGMQEGYTIDHVVEFGKLITLFSAPDYPQFQVNAYYNYKDVIDSDEELDFASM
- the LOC122661111 gene encoding serine/threonine-protein phosphatase 7-like isoform X1, whose product is MLSQSESPTSTTTTTNSSPAPNLKPGSDENSLPDDIATTVEDSPRPPSKIPLSWPPDGKLTLDWVQDLSFTFEWSSKNIAPSNFSSVLSVSIFDSLVRSALNILLNEPNCVRIDGCGEDSSAVVVGDVHGQLHDVIFLLRDAGFPSDNRFFVFNGDYVDRGAWGLETFLLLLAWKVFLPNRVFLLRGNHESKYCTSVYGFEQEVMKKYGDQGEHVYRKCLGCFKGLPLASLIAGRVFTSHRGLFRSMAATPSKRTKGKKGPRVVLKKQANSLALGSLDELSKARRSVLDPPWEGLNLIPGDVMWSDPSMDPGLSPNKERGIGLLWGPDCTEEFLKKYQLKVIIRSHEGPDAREKRPGLSGMQEGYTIDHVVEFGKLITLFSAPDYPQFQAAEERYRNQGAYIVLEPPEFDMPVFRTFVAVMPRPKVNAYYNYKDVIDSDEELDFASM
- the LOC122661806 gene encoding protein PLANT CADMIUM RESISTANCE 2-like, with the translated sequence MDSSERNANWKFTPASSVTAQLIPHFDASSTPPPENPDGSVPWSSGLFDCGADVKNCCITMWCPCITFGQISEIMNEGTSCVSQGAIYALLMFLPGIGCIFSAGNRLCMRQRFGLEESPCGEPCGDCRVHCLCEQCALCQEYRELKSQGFDMNIGWQANMEKQILAAAAGVEDAPTLEGMTRLIE